The following proteins are co-located in the Pomacea canaliculata isolate SZHN2017 linkage group LG10, ASM307304v1, whole genome shotgun sequence genome:
- the LOC112574034 gene encoding sialin-like, whose amino-acid sequence MLTKPSRIIALCSMANFINSADRVIMPIAIVPMADEFKWDLHGQGWVLSSFAVGYMSSQVIGGSAAKRYGGKRVLTIAVLLWSLSTIVVPLWAHSIHALIFSRVLLGLGEGVGLPTIFHIFSHAIPGEERSRAFGYLVAFGSIGQTVAAVLCPHLPWQWMFYVFGIGGLLWLLVWLMMYTEKRSTLDLEEEFVEPPKVNNTNVRWTEFVCHWPLWSVYLAHFSMNWSNYIIMQWLPTYLTRSLGASNSHIMFTAVPYIMNSLVGVAAGHFADSLIAHKWTVLSVRRLMTSVGLLGPGLFILFFSAVNNLPLAVFFVSLSLGLSACNSSGHLSNHPEVAPNHAGITFAISNTLATIPGIMCGPLTAELVTQSHGRWFPVFVIAAGVNFVGAVIYLSQSAASQVL is encoded by the exons atgctGACTAAACCATCACGCATTATTGCACTCTGCTCGATGGCCAATTTCATCAATTCGGCGGATCGGGTCATTATGCCGATAGCTATTGTTCCGATGGCTGATGAGTTCAAATGGGATCTGCACGGCCAGGGATGGGTACTTTCCTCCTTTGCAGTCGGGTATATGAGTAGCCAG GTGATTGGTGGAAGTGCTGCAAAGCGATATGGAGGCAAGCGTGTGCTAACAATTGCTGTGTTGTTGTGGTCATTGTCAACCATTGTGGTACCATTGTGGGCACATTCCATACATGCGCTCATTTTCTCTCGAGTTCTTTTAGGCCTTGGAGAGGGTGTTG GTCTTCCAACTATATTCCACATATTTTCCCATGCCATTCCTGGAGAGGAACGTTCTAGAGCATTTGGGTACCTGGTGGCTTTTGGTTCAATAGGGCAGACTGTGGCTGCAGTG TTGTGCCCTCACCTACCCTGGCAGTGGATGTTCTACGTTTTTGGGATAGGAGGCTTGCTTTGGCTGCTTGTATGGCTCATGATGTATACAGAGAAGCGAAGCACTCTTGATTTAGAGGAGGAGTTTGTAGAACCTCCCAAG GTGAACAACACAAATGTGAGGTGGACAGAATTTGTCTGTCACTGGCCATTGTGGTCTGTGTATCTGGCCCACTTCTCAATGAACTGGTCCAATTACATCATCATGCAGTGGCTGCCAACTTACCTGACACGCAGTCTGGGTGCCAGTAATAGTCACATTATGTTTACTGCTGTGCCTTACATCATGAATTCGCTTGTTGGAGTGG ctGCTGGACACTTTGCGGACTCATTAATTGCTCACAAATGGACAGTGTTGTCAGTAAGACGACTGATGACATCTGTAGGACTTCTGGGTCCTGGCCTGttcatactttttttcagtGCTGTCAATAATTTGCCTCTAGCTgtttt ctttgtttctctctccttGGGGCTAAGTGCCTGCAACTCATCAGGTCACTTGAGCAATCACCCAGAGGTGGCCCCAAATCATGCAGGCATCACTTTTGCGATCTCTAACACTCTG GCCACTATTCCGGGAATAATGTGCGGCCCTTTGACAGCAGAGCTTGTCACACAGTCTCATGGTCGGTGGTTCCCTGTCTTTGTCATCGCAGCTGGTGTCAACTTTGTAGGTGCAGTCATCTACCTCAGCCAGAGTGCAGCTAGCCAGGTCTTGTGA